In Flavobacterium sp. N1736, the following are encoded in one genomic region:
- the gldA gene encoding gliding motility-associated ABC transporter ATP-binding subunit GldA, which translates to MSIEVNNISKSYGTQKALNEISFKIEKGEIVGFLGPNGAGKSTLMKILTTYLLADNGSALVNGHDVMTNTKAVQLSIGYLPEHNPLYLDLYVREYLAFNADVYHVDKSRIEEVIQLTGLTPESHKKISQLSKGYRQRVGLANALLHNPDVLILDEPTTGLDPNQLMEIRNVIKNVGKDKTVFLSTHIMQEVEAICDRVIIIDRGQIVADKKLDHLISENKEQVIEVEFDYQIQEQLLAKLENITSYKNIHDMTWELTFVAEKDMRPAIFDFANENGLKTLQLNQKNKNLEAVFREITK; encoded by the coding sequence ATGTCGATAGAAGTAAACAACATATCAAAAAGTTACGGTACGCAAAAAGCGCTTAATGAAATTTCTTTTAAAATTGAGAAAGGAGAAATCGTAGGATTCTTAGGGCCAAACGGCGCTGGAAAATCTACTTTGATGAAAATTTTGACCACTTATTTACTTGCAGATAATGGCTCAGCCCTTGTAAATGGTCACGATGTCATGACAAACACAAAGGCAGTTCAACTTTCTATTGGCTATTTACCAGAACATAATCCGTTGTATTTGGATTTGTATGTTCGTGAGTATTTGGCTTTTAATGCCGATGTTTATCATGTTGACAAATCAAGAATTGAAGAAGTTATTCAACTGACAGGACTGACACCGGAAAGCCATAAAAAAATAAGTCAATTGTCTAAAGGATATCGCCAGCGTGTAGGACTTGCAAATGCTTTATTGCACAATCCGGATGTATTAATTCTGGATGAACCAACTACTGGTCTGGATCCGAATCAGTTAATGGAAATTCGAAATGTAATTAAGAATGTTGGAAAAGATAAAACGGTTTTTCTTTCCACACATATTATGCAGGAAGTTGAGGCTATTTGCGATCGTGTCATAATTATTGACAGAGGACAAATTGTAGCCGATAAAAAATTAGATCATTTAATTTCTGAAAATAAAGAACAAGTTATTGAAGTTGAATTTGATTATCAAATACAGGAACAGCTTTTGGCTAAACTTGAAAATATTACTTCATACAAAAATATCCACGATATGACCTGGGAATTAACTTTTGTTGCAGAGAAAGATATGCGTCCGGCTATCTTTGATTTTGCCAACGAAAACGGACTTAAAACATTACAATTAAATCAAAAAAATAAAAATCTGGAAGCTGTTTTTAGAGAAATTACTAAGTAG
- a CDS encoding porin family protein has translation MKKMLVIAALAVVSFANAQKGTVLVGGSIGYSSETRTLGNNEVKNNEFDFSPKVGYQFHESWTVGAEASFGSSKTEQGANEDRFNTTKLGAFLRYTMPLNPTFSFFAELGLGYQAEKDKTYTGPITTTAKGDGMYVGVTPALFIDMKKGFGLNFNIGGLNYGTINYDNNGPEYKNFDFNFGRTFNIGVSKNF, from the coding sequence ATGAAAAAAATGTTAGTTATTGCTGCATTAGCTGTAGTAAGCTTTGCAAATGCACAAAAAGGGACAGTCTTAGTTGGTGGAAGTATTGGTTATTCTTCAGAAACCAGAACTCTTGGTAATAACGAAGTAAAAAACAATGAATTTGATTTTTCTCCTAAAGTGGGTTACCAATTTCACGAAAGCTGGACAGTTGGAGCTGAGGCTTCTTTTGGTTCTTCTAAAACAGAACAAGGAGCTAACGAAGATAGATTTAATACAACTAAATTAGGTGCATTTTTACGTTACACAATGCCGTTGAATCCAACTTTTTCATTCTTTGCAGAATTAGGATTAGGTTATCAGGCTGAAAAAGACAAAACGTATACAGGACCAATTACTACAACTGCTAAAGGTGATGGTATGTATGTGGGTGTAACACCAGCTCTTTTTATTGACATGAAAAAAGGTTTTGGTTTAAACTTTAATATTGGTGGTTTAAACTACGGAACTATTAACTACGATAACAACGGACCAGAATACAAAAACTTCGATTTTAATTTTGGTAGAACATTTAATATTGGGGTTTCTAAAAATTTCTAA